The Acidobacteriota bacterium genome includes a window with the following:
- a CDS encoding PhzF family phenazine biosynthesis protein, whose protein sequence is MRIPLYQVDAFTGKVFAGNPAAVCPLEAWPEDSLLQNIATENNLSETAFFVREGDAYRIRWMTPTAEVDLCGHATLASAFVIFRFIEPDADRIVFRSRSGDLAVMREGDLLSLDFPANRPRPQAPPKKLLDAFPAQPSEVLCNRSFVLVYGSEDTVRNMKPDIRKLQDVEAFGAIITARGNEADFVSRFFVPQVGVDEDPVTGYAHTILVPYWAERLGRSKLRALQVSRRGGELFCEDRGDRVKIAGRAVLYLQGHIIL, encoded by the coding sequence ATGCGCATCCCCCTCTATCAAGTCGATGCCTTCACCGGCAAGGTCTTTGCCGGAAACCCGGCCGCCGTCTGCCCGCTCGAAGCCTGGCCCGAGGATTCCCTTCTGCAGAACATCGCCACCGAAAACAACCTGTCCGAGACGGCTTTTTTTGTTCGCGAAGGCGACGCCTACCGCATCCGCTGGATGACCCCGACGGCCGAGGTCGATCTCTGCGGTCATGCCACGCTGGCTTCGGCATTTGTCATTTTCCGTTTCATCGAACCGGATGCGGACCGGATCGTCTTCCGGTCGCGAAGCGGAGATCTCGCCGTTATGCGGGAAGGCGATCTCCTGAGTCTGGATTTTCCGGCCAACCGCCCCCGCCCCCAGGCGCCGCCGAAGAAACTGCTCGACGCTTTTCCGGCGCAACCCTCCGAGGTTCTCTGCAACCGGAGCTTCGTCCTTGTTTACGGTTCGGAGGATACCGTCCGCAACATGAAGCCGGACATCCGCAAACTGCAAGATGTCGAGGCCTTCGGGGCGATCATCACCGCCCGGGGGAATGAGGCCGATTTCGTCTCGCGGTTCTTTGTCCCCCAGGTCGGCGTCGACGAAGATCCCGTCACCGGATATGCGCATACGATCCTTGTGCCGTACTGGGCGGAAAGGTTGGGGCGGTCGAAACTCCGGGCGCTTCAGGTCTCCCGCCGGGGCGGCGAGCTGTTCTGCGAAGACCGGGGCGACCGGGTGAAAATCGCGGGGCGGGCCGTACTCTACCTCCAAGGCCACATCATTCTCTAA
- a CDS encoding zf-HC2 domain-containing protein, which yields MRCEKAKRRLPLYSGGDLSARKTRKLQAHLEHCSSCRKETEEYRTALDRVRNAAKQAITPDWDEAAWSGTMARIAVEKPLGERRFGALAPRWAFAAAGLGVVLITALALYFFKDTLFRQKDVLQASLPVAAEKDPRSPESQHPDVELDLEAMKEDSEKTATGLSDSETEADFMHKPRDSADTKTDPRRAVPEGRPAQMSVEQTSIRPHIAAAHPELKPEAAQKARDAETPISQKTAAGVPQDVLSVTFVSQETGLQIAWFFHRDFDWKGDKK from the coding sequence ATGAGGTGTGAAAAAGCGAAGCGTCGGCTGCCTCTTTACTCGGGTGGCGATCTTTCGGCCCGCAAAACCCGAAAGCTTCAGGCTCATCTCGAGCATTGTTCCTCGTGCAGAAAAGAAACGGAGGAATACCGGACTGCGCTCGACCGAGTCAGGAATGCCGCCAAACAGGCGATAACTCCGGATTGGGATGAAGCCGCTTGGAGCGGGACGATGGCTCGTATTGCAGTGGAGAAACCCCTCGGGGAACGCAGGTTCGGGGCGCTCGCACCGCGATGGGCCTTCGCCGCTGCGGGCCTGGGGGTTGTTCTTATTACGGCGCTGGCTTTGTATTTCTTCAAGGACACGCTGTTCCGTCAGAAGGACGTTCTTCAGGCTTCGCTGCCGGTCGCCGCGGAGAAAGATCCGCGTTCTCCGGAAAGTCAACACCCGGACGTCGAGCTCGACCTCGAAGCAATGAAAGAGGATTCGGAAAAAACGGCAACCGGTCTTTCCGACTCAGAAACCGAGGCCGATTTCATGCATAAGCCCCGGGATTCCGCCGATACCAAAACGGATCCCCGCCGTGCCGTTCCCGAAGGCCGGCCCGCTCAGATGTCCGTAGAGCAAACATCGATCCGCCCGCACATCGCCGCTGCGCATCCGGAACTCAAGCCGGAGGCGGCGCAGAAAGCTCGAGACGCCGAAACTCCGATCTCCCAAAAGACGGCGGCCGGCGTTCCCCAGGACGTTCTCTCCGTCACGTTCGTATCGCAGGAAACCGGGCTTCAGATCGCCTGGTTTTTCCATAGAGATTTCGATTGGAAAGGAGACAAAAAATGA
- a CDS encoding M4 family metallopeptidase, with amino-acid sequence MKRFYAKTTLLAVLFLAFGMVSFQTQALDAPATFEARLATKEGTAVAAGEERELRRLARLMERDIASGDLVAAGVQVEGLGEFVHERFDQHHQGVRVFGAQLIRHSKNGGLYFINGRRYDDIRISAVPGIDAGQAAAAALAHLGDGDYTMLETPELVIYPTQKDYLLAWMVRHASDDKLMVSFVDAATARVVFKYNDIQTESNQIGVGRGTFGDTKKLSTILTNDLYYLVDKMRPATIITATANFGTSYTSAWYLTDADNNWNHDPTLVDAHAYMGWIYDYFYLVHDWKGMDNNNMQAVVVIHYGNNYRNAFYHGGTNWLYFGDGTPGDMYPYAASLDIVAHEFAHGVTNHSSKLIYWGDPGALNEAFSDIMGVSCEFFHQPVGVGYGKADWFMGEDTRRPWGGSMRDLTDPWSQIWYPQYGLRYPDHYSRHYSSAFLGGYDNDGVHINMTIATHWYWLLANGGTNRVSGISVNGIGVQKAEKIAFRAWVHYLFPSAGFWSTRSATYQAAVDLFGAGSPEVARVAQAWTAVGVQ; translated from the coding sequence ATGAAACGGTTCTATGCAAAAACCACCCTGCTGGCCGTCCTGTTTCTCGCATTCGGGATGGTGTCCTTCCAAACCCAGGCATTGGATGCGCCTGCGACATTCGAGGCGCGTCTCGCAACAAAGGAGGGGACCGCGGTCGCGGCAGGCGAGGAGCGCGAACTCCGCAGACTCGCCCGCCTGATGGAGAGGGACATCGCCTCCGGCGACCTCGTGGCTGCCGGAGTTCAAGTCGAAGGCCTCGGAGAATTCGTCCACGAGAGATTCGACCAGCACCATCAGGGGGTCCGTGTCTTCGGCGCCCAGCTTATCCGGCACAGCAAGAACGGAGGCCTGTATTTCATCAACGGCCGCCGCTATGACGACATCCGGATTTCCGCCGTACCCGGAATCGACGCCGGACAGGCCGCGGCCGCGGCTCTGGCGCACCTGGGAGACGGCGATTATACAATGCTCGAAACCCCGGAGCTTGTGATCTACCCCACCCAGAAGGACTATCTCCTCGCCTGGATGGTCCGGCACGCCTCGGACGACAAGCTCATGGTGTCCTTCGTCGACGCCGCCACGGCCCGCGTGGTCTTCAAGTACAATGACATCCAAACGGAATCCAACCAGATCGGAGTCGGCCGGGGGACGTTCGGCGACACCAAGAAATTGAGCACCATTCTGACCAACGACCTGTACTACCTCGTGGATAAAATGAGGCCGGCGACCATCATCACCGCGACCGCCAATTTCGGAACCAGTTATACTTCGGCCTGGTACCTAACCGACGCCGACAACAACTGGAACCACGACCCGACACTTGTGGATGCCCATGCTTACATGGGCTGGATCTACGATTATTTCTATCTGGTCCACGACTGGAAAGGAATGGACAACAACAACATGCAAGCCGTCGTCGTCATTCACTACGGCAACAACTACCGGAACGCGTTTTACCACGGCGGAACGAACTGGCTTTATTTCGGCGATGGTACGCCGGGGGATATGTATCCCTATGCGGCCTCCTTGGATATCGTGGCCCATGAATTCGCCCACGGCGTGACCAACCACAGCAGCAAGCTGATCTATTGGGGCGACCCCGGCGCCCTCAACGAGGCCTTCTCGGATATCATGGGCGTGTCCTGTGAATTCTTCCACCAGCCCGTCGGAGTCGGCTACGGAAAGGCGGACTGGTTCATGGGCGAAGACACCCGGCGTCCCTGGGGAGGGTCGATGCGCGACCTGACCGACCCCTGGAGCCAGATCTGGTATCCCCAGTACGGACTCCGATATCCCGATCACTATTCCCGGCACTATTCGTCGGCCTTCCTCGGCGGGTACGACAATGACGGCGTCCACATCAACATGACGATCGCGACGCACTGGTATTGGCTCCTGGCCAACGGGGGAACGAACCGCGTTTCAGGAATCTCGGTCAACGGCATCGGCGTTCAAAAGGCGGAAAAAATCGCCTTCCGGGCCTGGGTCCACTACCTGTTCCCATCAGCGGGTTTCTGGAGCACGCGATCGGCGACCTACCAGGCCGCCGTGGATCTGTTCGGAGCGGGAAGCCCGGAAGTCGCCCGTGTCGCTCAGGCCTGGACGGCCGTCGGTGTGCAGTGA
- a CDS encoding flavodoxin domain-containing protein, which translates to MKTLIVYATRHGAAEKCARLLADRLGGDVDVFDLKKVRTVDLSGYDAVVVGGSIHAGRVQSRVKKFCEAHADALLKKKIGLFICCMEEGDKAWKQFHEAFPARLVDQAAAKGLFGGAFDFDRMNWFEKTIIGKIAGVKESVCKINEPAVAEFADKMKSSVTVEAADSGASS; encoded by the coding sequence ATGAAAACGCTGATCGTCTATGCCACGCGGCACGGCGCCGCGGAAAAATGCGCCCGCCTGCTGGCCGACCGCCTGGGCGGAGATGTCGATGTCTTCGATCTCAAGAAAGTCCGGACCGTTGATCTCTCGGGATACGACGCCGTCGTCGTCGGCGGGTCCATTCATGCGGGGAGAGTCCAGTCCCGGGTGAAAAAGTTCTGCGAGGCCCACGCGGACGCCCTCCTGAAGAAAAAAATCGGCCTTTTCATCTGCTGCATGGAAGAGGGCGATAAGGCATGGAAGCAATTCCATGAGGCTTTTCCCGCCCGGCTTGTCGATCAGGCTGCGGCCAAGGGCCTCTTCGGCGGCGCCTTTGATTTCGATAGAATGAACTGGTTCGAAAAAACGATCATCGGAAAAATCGCCGGCGTCAAGGAAAGCGTCTGCAAGATCAACGAGCCGGCCGTCGCCGAATTCGCCGACAAAATGAAAAGCTCCGTCACTGTTGAAGCGGCGGACTCCGGAGCCTCCTCATGA
- a CDS encoding sigma-70 family RNA polymerase sigma factor: MVLSGRTEAFEPLVLPYRDSLMALAFRITWNREDAREAAQEALFRAFKYLHRYDPSQSFRNWILRIGANAACDRARKLRREREVVQEFGPEIRSKDDPEAGCRAREFQSDLASCLEVLSPREREVFVLRDIEDMSVGETARAIGGSSVSVRVHLSRARRKIRDAIRERYPHLEEKG, from the coding sequence ATGGTTCTATCCGGCCGCACGGAGGCTTTCGAACCCCTGGTTCTGCCCTACCGGGATTCTCTCATGGCCTTGGCCTTCCGGATCACATGGAACCGGGAGGACGCCCGGGAAGCAGCCCAGGAGGCGTTGTTCCGGGCTTTCAAATACCTGCATCGCTATGATCCCTCCCAAAGCTTTCGGAACTGGATCCTCCGGATCGGCGCCAACGCCGCCTGCGACCGGGCCCGGAAGTTGAGGCGGGAGCGGGAGGTTGTTCAGGAATTCGGCCCGGAGATTCGCTCGAAGGATGACCCGGAAGCGGGCTGCCGGGCTCGGGAATTTCAATCCGATCTGGCGTCCTGTCTCGAAGTCCTGAGCCCGCGGGAACGCGAGGTTTTCGTCCTAAGGGATATCGAGGATATGAGTGTCGGGGAGACGGCCCGGGCAATCGGCGGTTCGAGCGTTTCCGTGCGGGTTCATCTTTCCCGGGCCCGCCGAAAGATTCGTGATGCAATCCGTGAACGCTATCCCCATCTGGAGGAAAAAGGATGA
- a CDS encoding outer membrane beta-barrel protein, giving the protein MKTIKICLVPVILFFLIFAATVSLSAAQDITVRVKVTSANIRVNPSLEATVIGRATLGQELEVLEKTGVWYKIVLPPDAAGVQITGFIHESVVDEIAAQAPRTRETRPEAVERPVERRPRPEPEPAPVRREIPSYKSAHKKFFVRLGGGYASHSFSYNTQWGFDMYHENGYMSESYNVDGSGLALDAGVGYFFTPNIGVELSFIPGMGKGSGMFEGGFPHPFYFEFFREVEWASSNLKYSDMELNLNVLAAFDVMSKLRVYIGAGGTYFLNVQVESLKNFDWSETGYPYFDVSVSPIFSTYSQSCFGFNAGGGLDYMISPSLAVNTNIRYSSGEAKVDIEGLQVTLKPGGLRATAGIKLLF; this is encoded by the coding sequence ATGAAAACCATAAAAATTTGCTTGGTACCGGTCATCCTGTTCTTTCTGATTTTTGCCGCGACCGTTTCTCTATCCGCGGCCCAGGACATCACAGTCCGGGTCAAGGTGACATCCGCCAACATCCGCGTCAACCCCAGCTTGGAAGCTACCGTTATCGGCCGGGCGACTCTCGGCCAGGAACTCGAAGTTCTGGAGAAGACGGGGGTCTGGTATAAAATCGTGCTCCCCCCTGACGCGGCGGGAGTTCAGATAACAGGATTCATTCACGAAAGCGTCGTCGACGAGATCGCCGCACAGGCTCCCCGGACCCGGGAAACGAGACCGGAAGCCGTGGAAAGACCGGTTGAGCGGCGGCCCCGACCGGAGCCGGAACCCGCGCCGGTTCGACGGGAAATCCCTTCTTATAAGTCGGCCCACAAGAAATTTTTCGTCCGGCTCGGCGGCGGTTATGCCAGCCACTCGTTCTCTTACAACACCCAATGGGGTTTCGACATGTATCATGAAAACGGATACATGTCCGAGTCCTACAACGTCGACGGCTCCGGTCTGGCTCTGGATGCCGGGGTTGGCTATTTCTTCACACCCAACATCGGCGTCGAGCTGTCCTTCATCCCGGGCATGGGGAAGGGCAGCGGGATGTTCGAAGGCGGATTTCCCCACCCCTTCTATTTCGAGTTTTTCCGCGAAGTCGAATGGGCGTCGTCCAACTTGAAATATTCGGACATGGAACTCAACCTGAATGTTCTGGCGGCCTTCGACGTCATGTCCAAGCTTCGCGTCTACATCGGAGCGGGCGGGACCTACTTCCTCAACGTCCAGGTCGAAAGCCTCAAAAATTTCGACTGGTCCGAGACCGGCTACCCCTATTTCGACGTCAGCGTCAGTCCCATTTTCTCGACCTACAGCCAGAGCTGTTTCGGATTCAATGCGGGCGGCGGATTGGATTATATGATCAGTCCGTCCCTGGCCGTCAACACGAACATCCGTTACTCCTCGGGTGAAGCGAAAGTCGATATCGAAGGCCTCCAGGTCACTCTGAAGCCGGGCGGTTTAAGGGCGACGGCGGGCATCAAGCTGTTGTTCTGA
- a CDS encoding DUF438 domain-containing protein: MNDVKDATREERQEILKGIIRDLHSGVPVKKLQKTFAKLIKNVSPEEIADMENALIQEGFPVEEVQRLCEVHAEVFDKSLKKVGKPAKIPGHPMYTFVEENKAAKKILKDLKRSLKPLAKGRAAQEDIDKFSRDLARLKEIEIHYQRKENQLFPLLEAKGFLGPTKVMWGKHDEIRAHLKKTAELLQAGEWAALAGQVKALSGAIKKMIFLEEKILYPTSARKLGLNDWVRIKQGEPAIGYAWVKPSNLWDARLAEAMGGGLETADAEESLVSEAPPGASQEDLVENNNIPLSTGRLPAEQIDLMLKTLPIDITFVDENDEVAYYSDTSERIFPRSPAIVGRDVQNCHPPKSVHVVNDIVKAFKEKTKDVAEFWIQKDGLFIHIRYFPVYDAEGRYRGVIEVSQELSKQRALEGERRLLDW; encoded by the coding sequence ATGAATGATGTCAAAGATGCCACGCGGGAAGAGCGTCAGGAAATCCTGAAGGGAATCATCCGGGATCTGCATTCCGGAGTTCCGGTCAAGAAACTCCAGAAAACCTTTGCGAAGCTGATCAAGAATGTCTCCCCCGAGGAGATCGCCGACATGGAAAACGCCCTGATTCAGGAGGGATTTCCGGTCGAGGAGGTCCAGCGCCTTTGCGAAGTCCATGCCGAAGTCTTCGACAAATCCCTGAAAAAAGTCGGCAAGCCGGCCAAAATTCCCGGCCATCCGATGTACACGTTCGTCGAAGAAAACAAAGCCGCCAAAAAAATCCTCAAGGACCTCAAACGCAGCCTGAAGCCGCTCGCCAAGGGCCGAGCCGCGCAGGAGGACATCGACAAATTCAGCCGGGACCTGGCCCGCCTGAAAGAGATCGAGATTCACTACCAGAGAAAGGAAAACCAGCTTTTTCCGCTCCTCGAAGCCAAGGGATTTCTCGGTCCGACCAAAGTCATGTGGGGGAAGCACGACGAAATCCGGGCTCACCTGAAAAAGACGGCTGAGCTTCTTCAAGCCGGCGAATGGGCCGCGCTCGCCGGACAGGTCAAGGCCCTCTCCGGTGCGATCAAGAAGATGATCTTTCTCGAAGAGAAGATCCTCTATCCTACATCGGCCCGAAAGCTCGGTCTCAACGATTGGGTCAGGATCAAACAGGGTGAGCCGGCCATCGGATATGCCTGGGTCAAGCCGTCCAATCTTTGGGACGCCCGTTTGGCCGAGGCCATGGGCGGCGGTCTTGAAACTGCAGATGCGGAAGAATCTCTTGTCAGCGAAGCCCCGCCCGGGGCTTCACAGGAGGATCTTGTAGAAAACAACAACATCCCTCTCTCGACCGGCCGCCTGCCGGCCGAGCAGATCGATCTCATGCTGAAGACGCTGCCTATCGACATCACCTTTGTCGACGAGAACGACGAAGTGGCCTATTATTCGGATACATCGGAACGGATCTTCCCGCGCAGCCCGGCCATCGTCGGCCGGGACGTCCAGAATTGTCATCCACCGAAGAGCGTCCACGTCGTCAACGACATCGTCAAGGCCTTCAAGGAAAAAACGAAAGATGTCGCGGAGTTCTGGATTCAGAAGGACGGCCTCTTCATCCACATCCGCTATTTCCCGGTTTATGACGCGGAAGGCCGCTACCGGGGCGTCATCGAAGTCTCCCAGGAGCTGTCCAAGCAGCGCGCCCTCGAAGGAGAACGCCGCCTCCTCGACTGGTGA